In Meiothermus sp. QL-1, one DNA window encodes the following:
- a CDS encoding ROK family transcriptional regulator codes for MRRFTESTPTGGTRQLRRWHRARILQAIRAEAGISRLRLARKLGLSPSAVTEAVAELLAEGLVQERPLPPSGQGRPSVALELEGQRHLALAWEIDVDRMAVALLNLRGEVRAHVVLPPAPARLEEALAQLQAATAPYLQGVRVLAAGLSLPGLLEPEAGHLTLAPNLGWADLPLLERFRAALTALGLNKTLAVVENEANAAAYGLYALAGLALEHCVYLSLGVGVGGGVVVGRRVYHGARFHAGEVGHIPLDPAGPPCRCGKRGCAEAFLSYRRWQASPSRARLNEMAERLAQLLAVVLATLDPEQVFLGGPLVEAIGETLLKAAQKRLPRYALSVHTPEQVALSPLGREAALLGIGALAADSFVEQMAYEVE; via the coding sequence ATGCGCAGGTTCACCGAGTCGACCCCCACTGGCGGCACCCGCCAGCTCAGGCGCTGGCACCGTGCCCGCATCCTGCAGGCCATTCGGGCCGAGGCAGGCATCTCCCGCCTCCGCCTGGCCCGCAAGCTCGGCCTCTCCCCCTCGGCAGTTACCGAGGCGGTGGCCGAGCTATTGGCCGAAGGGCTGGTGCAGGAGCGGCCTTTGCCCCCCAGCGGGCAGGGGCGGCCCTCGGTGGCCCTCGAGCTCGAAGGCCAGCGCCACCTGGCCCTGGCCTGGGAAATCGACGTGGACCGTATGGCGGTGGCGCTGCTGAACCTGCGGGGGGAGGTGCGGGCCCACGTGGTTTTGCCCCCGGCCCCCGCCCGCCTGGAAGAAGCCCTGGCGCAGCTTCAAGCGGCCACCGCCCCCTACCTGCAGGGCGTGCGGGTGCTGGCCGCCGGGCTTTCGCTGCCGGGGCTTTTGGAGCCGGAGGCCGGCCACCTGACCCTGGCCCCTAACCTGGGCTGGGCCGACCTGCCCCTCTTGGAGCGCTTCCGTGCGGCGCTTACGGCGCTTGGGCTGAACAAGACCCTGGCAGTGGTGGAAAACGAGGCCAACGCTGCGGCCTATGGCCTTTACGCCTTGGCGGGGCTGGCTTTGGAGCACTGCGTCTACCTGAGCTTAGGGGTGGGCGTGGGGGGCGGGGTGGTGGTGGGGCGGCGGGTCTACCACGGGGCCCGCTTCCACGCCGGCGAGGTGGGCCACATCCCCCTAGACCCCGCAGGTCCCCCCTGCCGCTGCGGCAAGCGGGGTTGCGCCGAGGCCTTCCTGAGCTACCGCCGCTGGCAGGCCTCGCCCAGCAGGGCCCGGCTAAACGAGATGGCCGAACGCCTGGCCCAGCTCTTGGCGGTGGTGCTGGCCACCCTCGACCCCGAACAGGTTTTTCTGGGGGGACCTCTGGTGGAGGCTATCGGGGAGACCCTGCTAAAGGCCGCGCAAAAGCGGCTGCCCCGCTACGCCCTCTCGGTGCATACCCCCGAGCAGGTGGCCCTTTCGCCTTTAGGCCGCGAGGCCGCGCTTTTGGGGATAGGGGCGCTGGCGGCGGATTCTTTTGTGGAGCAGATGGCTTACGAGGTGGAATGA
- a CDS encoding chromate transporter produces MPELLQVFLTFLRFGLLSFGGGMANLPEMARVLIAHGWVTPQTFADGFALGQFVPGPNMLAVIFYGLSAAGLPGAIAALVGMFAPGALGAMGLVRGWQWMARARWSRAVRKALVPISVGLSGSMFLVLVQVGIDGVGWLLAMLLAAFLIYRGVPVAWVIAGGALLGLAVGLF; encoded by the coding sequence ATGCCGGAATTGCTTCAGGTTTTTCTCACCTTTTTGCGCTTTGGTCTTTTGAGCTTTGGGGGAGGCATGGCCAACCTGCCCGAGATGGCCCGGGTTCTCATCGCTCACGGGTGGGTCACCCCCCAGACCTTTGCCGACGGATTTGCCCTGGGGCAGTTCGTACCTGGGCCCAACATGCTGGCGGTGATCTTCTACGGCCTGAGCGCGGCCGGTCTGCCCGGGGCTATAGCGGCCCTGGTGGGCATGTTTGCGCCGGGGGCGCTGGGGGCCATGGGGCTGGTAAGGGGCTGGCAGTGGATGGCCCGGGCCCGCTGGAGCCGGGCGGTGCGCAAGGCATTGGTGCCAATCAGCGTGGGGCTGAGTGGCAGCATGTTCTTGGTGCTGGTCCAGGTGGGGATTGATGGGGTGGGGTGGTTGCTGGCCATGCTTCTGGCGGCCTTCCTAATTTACCGCGGGGTGCCGGTGGCCTGGGTTATAGCCGGCGGGGCCCTGCTGGGTCTGGCGGTGGGGTTGTTCTAG
- a CDS encoding chromate transporter: MKVSLPALFWAFLQVGLVAFGGGGSAQLYQALVRRRGWMKEREFLEATALCRILPGPVFANMAVHLGTRLGGVVGGVLALLGVLTPGALLMLFLSLAYLRLGALPGSLAESALSGVTAAAIGLILATLFHQAPLALGSLKAVGLALGVFVTYGLLHWPLLLVLLCFMPLGVMLYWPEAAEEDPWG; this comes from the coding sequence GTGAAGGTATCCTTACCGGCGCTTTTTTGGGCGTTTTTGCAGGTGGGGTTGGTGGCCTTCGGCGGTGGGGGGAGCGCCCAGCTCTACCAGGCTTTGGTGCGGCGGCGAGGCTGGATGAAGGAGCGGGAGTTCCTCGAGGCCACTGCGCTGTGTCGCATTTTGCCAGGGCCGGTGTTTGCCAATATGGCGGTTCACCTTGGTACGCGCTTGGGAGGTGTGGTGGGTGGGGTGCTGGCCCTGCTGGGGGTTCTGACCCCGGGTGCCTTGCTGATGCTGTTCCTGAGCCTTGCCTATCTCCGGCTGGGTGCCCTGCCGGGATCGCTGGCCGAGAGTGCCCTCAGCGGGGTGACCGCCGCGGCTATTGGCCTTATTTTAGCAACCCTCTTCCACCAAGCACCCCTTGCCCTGGGCTCGCTCAAAGCGGTGGGGCTGGCCCTGGGGGTCTTTGTTACCTACGGCCTACTGCACTGGCCGCTTTTGTTGGTGCTGCTCTGCTTTATGCCTTTGGGAGTGATGTTGTACTGGCCAGAGGCTGCAGAAGAGGACCCCTGGGGGTAG
- a CDS encoding metallophosphoesterase, with amino-acid sequence MPYVVGDVHGCLEALLRLLHQAGLVGPGGQWIGGAAELWFLGDYTDRGPDGVGVLELLMRLEEEAQQVGGAVHALLGNHDLILLAAYRFSQEKVPSLLEAGEQVNFLELWRHVGGQPHDLERLEERHVRWLEARPALARVGETLLMHADSTFYLELGERLEEVNQNLQALLRSTQVEAWDALIGLFSTRFAFVRGGVPLTKEFLRLLSAERLVHGHTPIYTLLGCPPQAVREPLTYNQGLCHNVDPALWKGGPGFVWSLPANT; translated from the coding sequence ATGCCCTACGTGGTCGGCGACGTACATGGCTGTCTGGAAGCCCTGCTGAGGCTGCTGCACCAGGCCGGCCTGGTGGGTCCCGGGGGCCAGTGGATTGGTGGGGCGGCCGAGCTTTGGTTTCTGGGCGACTACACCGACCGTGGGCCCGACGGGGTGGGGGTGCTGGAGCTGCTGATGCGCCTCGAAGAGGAGGCCCAGCAGGTCGGTGGGGCGGTACACGCCCTTTTAGGCAACCACGACCTGATACTGCTGGCGGCCTACCGGTTCTCCCAAGAAAAGGTGCCCAGCCTCCTGGAGGCCGGTGAGCAGGTCAACTTTCTGGAGCTTTGGCGGCATGTGGGGGGCCAGCCCCACGACCTGGAGCGGCTGGAGGAGCGGCACGTCCGCTGGCTAGAAGCGCGCCCGGCTTTGGCCCGGGTGGGAGAAACCCTGTTGATGCACGCCGACAGCACCTTCTACCTCGAGCTGGGCGAAAGGCTAGAGGAAGTCAACCAGAATCTGCAGGCCCTCCTTCGCTCGACACAGGTGGAGGCCTGGGACGCCCTCATAGGGCTGTTTTCTACCCGGTTCGCCTTTGTGCGGGGAGGCGTGCCGCTGACCAAGGAGTTTTTACGCCTGCTCAGCGCCGAACGCCTGGTACACGGCCACACCCCCATCTACACCCTGCTGGGCTGTCCGCCCCAGGCGGTGCGGGAGCCATTGACGTACAACCAAGGCCTTTGCCACAACGTAGACCCCGCCTTGTGGAAAGGAGGACCAGGGTTTGTGTGGAGCCTGCCCGCGAACACTTGA